The proteins below are encoded in one region of Oncorhynchus gorbuscha isolate QuinsamMale2020 ecotype Even-year linkage group LG01, OgorEven_v1.0, whole genome shotgun sequence:
- the fancb gene encoding LOW QUALITY PROTEIN: Fanconi anemia group B protein (The sequence of the model RefSeq protein was modified relative to this genomic sequence to represent the inferred CDS: deleted 2 bases in 1 codon), producing MAIINRKSSSNVDIVACTFALHVKNRVTSPCILLIQSKKGNVFKYSLLTLSISNRLEPHMEFKLPYRMKDNVTILQGPTVLWSHAGIVFYTSLQAGEVRQIPIKLSLNCIVEFPLNKIKIFILGYQTQSNECLKDQLDSPGGSKTMGYFVEDGQVFNADLILPHAYSSITQCVFVISAEEVNSVLKSTVVAATSKKQLVYFENGIPIEVCLLPFEEPQHIQMVNTGRNGCLFAIYFNDGHVCAVWKDTFQVASCWSGVTSLHVDDFLSCGTDQMLLVFGSQSPPVDPVDLFLITDLCGTTYSHGQESSEGQQVSDTAQENYLLTVQALQSRLQSGLTLLQDLQSDVRVKERVLRQSVQALTDLVSGREHILTQTEQEGLVSLWEDEPEDEAIHEKRQVMPVMPPPLVDNLWHRVIEDRLIVGVILSTESAIIYFCSSSAENVTLSILRERGQSQTPAVIQTHSQASWFPTPSPPSPYSHPEPAAKRSRRTVASGARATHRLAVTAMTDLTPLLTSGSVKCPIMLHYVHRQGSSASVTTPGPTPTVVQCGQIQIDIQVKHHRQLMTNSQLTTDEAREDLLSLLAVLDAWTFLIHSPDHTLCDVAGWIQTSIPCERLEISPHYLLSNPAGLSAVMLFHWQHKTPFQGELSVHCSQFKVLQFLDSLFGFLPASCSILRLRQGGGDGTVPRLAHSLEKEVLSLKQGVSSLLREEEMEELKKSSGVKKMEPPDPGSAEGLQRCREEWQRDKERSRRLLSPLVGVERYRRLTQSLTQVQLEGDVVALLETQPLI from the exons ATGGCCATCATCAACAGAAAGAGTTCATCCAATGTTGATATAGTGGCATGCACCTTTGCCCTACATGTGAAAAACAGAGTCACTTCGCCATGCATTTTACTGATACAGAGCAAGAAGGGAAATGTCTTCAAGTACAGCCTTCTCACTCTGAGCATCTCAAATAGATTAGAGCCACATATGGAGTTTAAACTGCCATACCGAATGAAAGACAATGTTACTATCTTGCAAGGCCCTACTGTATTATGGAGCCATGCTGGTATTGTCTTCTACACGTCACTGCAGGCAGGTGAAGTTAGACAAATACCTATCAAGCTCTCTCTGAATTGTATTGTTGAGTTTCCtctcaataaaataaaaatattcatACTAGGTTACCAAACACAATCAAATGAATGCCTGAAAGATCAGTTGGACTCTCCAGGCGGGAGCAAAACCATGGGGTATTTTGTAGAGGACGGACAAGTATTTAATGCAGATCTAATCTTACCTCATGCCTATAGTTCCATCACACAGTGTGTATTTGTGATCTCCGCTGAAGAGGTGAACAGTGTGTTGAAATCAACTGTGGTGGCAGCGACCAGTAAAAAGCAGTTGGTTTATTTTGAGAACGGCATTCCCATTGAGGTATGTCTGCTtccctttgaagaacctcaacACATTCAGATGGTCAACACTGGACGCAATGGATGTCTGTTTGCCATCTATTTCAACGATGGACATGTCTGTGCAGTGTGGAAAGATACTTTTCAG GTAGCATCATGCTGGTCAGGTGTGACCTCCCTACATGTGGATGACTTTTTGAGCTGTGGAACAGATCAAATGCTGCTGGTCTTTGGAAGCCAGAGCCCTCCTGTGGATCCAGTGGATCTTTTCCTCATCACAGATCTCTGCGGGACAACCTATTCT CATGGACAGGAGAGCAGTGAAGGACAGCAGGTATCTGACACAGCTCAGGAGAACTACCTCCTAACTGTCCAAGCTCTACAGTCCAGACTACAG AGTGGCCTGACCTTGCTCCAGGATCTTCAGAGCGATgtgagggtgaaggagagggttcTACGCCAGTCAGTCCAAGCCCTCACAGACCTGGTCTCAGGAAGAGAACACATTCTCACCCAGACAGAGCAG GAAGGCCTTGTTTCTCTATGGGAAGATGAGCCAGAGGACGAGGCCATTCATGAGAAGAGGCAGGTTATGCCGGTGATGCCACCACCTCTAGTGGACAATCTTTGGCACCGTGTCATTGAAGACCGCTTGATTGTGGGTGTGATACTATCCACAGAGAGTGCCAT tatatatttttgttccaGCTCAGCGGAGAATGTTACTTTAtccatcctgagagagagaggccagagccaGACGCCTGCGGTCATACAGACCCACAGCCAAGCGTCCTGGTTCCCCACACCCAGCCCCCCGTCTCCCTACTCTCACCCAGAGCCAGCGGCTAAGAGGAGCAGGCGGACCGTTGCCAGCGGAGCCCGTGCCACACACCGACTGGCAGTGACCGCTATGACTGACCTGACCCCTCTGCTGACCTCTGGCAGTGTCAAATGCCCCATTATGCTCCATTATGTCCACAGACAGGGATCTTCGGCCTCTGTAACCACTCCAGGACCAACA CCAACAGTGGTCCAGTGCGGTCAAATCCAAATTGATATTCAGGTCAAACACCACCGCCAGCTGATGACCAACAGTCAACTCACAACAG ATGAGGCTAGAGAAGACCTGCTTAGCCTATTGGCTGTGCTGGATGCCTGGACCTTCCTGATCCACTCTCCTGACCACACCCTGTGTGATGTGGCTGGCTGGATCCAGACAAGCATTCCCTGTGAGAGGCTAGAGATCAGTCCACACTACCTACTGTCCAATCCTGCTGGGCTATCTGCTGTCATGCTGTTTCACTGGCAGCACAAAACACCTTTCCAGGGAGAATTATCCGTCCACTGCAG CCAGTTCAAGGTGCTGCAGTTCCTCGACTCCCTGTTTGGTTTCCTGCCAGCATCCTGCTCAATCCTGCGCCTCAGGCAGGGGGGAGGAGACGGGACGGTACCACGACTGGCCCATTCCCTGGAGAAAGAGGTACTGTCACTCAAACAGGGCGTGTCGTCTTTGCTCcgtgaagaggagatggaggagctgAAGAAGAGCAGTGGAGTGAAGAAGATGGAGCCCCCTGATCCAGGCTCTGCTGAGGGACTCCAGAGGTGCAGGGAGGAGTGGCAGCGggacaaggagaggagcaggaggctGTTGAGCCCCCTGGTGGGTGTGGAGCGCTATCGCAGGTTGACCCAGAGCCTAACCCAGGTACAGCTGGAAGGAGATGTAGTTGCCCTCCTAGAGACACAGCCACTAATTTAG